The region TCTGGACTACTTTTCAGTGGTGAGGAGAGAGCAAAGGGTTTAAGACAGCCTTGCCCTTGCACATTTCCTACATGGCAGGGGGGGAAGGGAGGGAGGGGAGAGGAAAGACTAAGGGAAGGTAAGACAGAGCATAGTGATGCCATTAAGTAGGGTTATTTTAGCAAACTCATTTTCCGAGAACGCTATGTGAGTGaagtgaaggggagccttggcgcagcggtgaagctgttgccttgtgaccatgaggtcacgggttcgagttttggaaacagcctcttgcaaaAATGCAGGGAAAGGCTGCATAGAAAGACCCAATGTGTTCGgatccttccccagaccctgcgcgagagggagctacatgcaccatgcTGCCATGGGAGTGAAGTGGGTTCAAATAATAATGAGAGCAATTTTCCCATGATCAAAACCCTCAAACCTCTCAATTGAAGCCCTGATATTTTGATGTGCATCAACATGTGTCATGTGATGCTTTTGCATTTCTCAAGAAAGTAAGACCTGAAATTTCACGAGCAAGCCCAATGGAATATCAGATGGACAATAAATTGTTGACTCCCAAAACACATGATGAAGCTCTTATATTTAGTATTCTACAAAAAATAGGTGCTACAACTTCCATTATTAAGCTTACCAGGTTACCACAGACTTCACAATATACATGGAATTTTGTAAGTGATGTCATTTGTGTTAGTTCATTGAAAACTAGGGCTGTTAGTTGATGACTAGTGCACCTAGGTACAATCTTTGTCTCTGATCATTGGTCTTATAAGCCCTTTGTTGATGGTGAGGTTGGCAATTCACATTGCATCTTTAATCTTGCTCATGTAAAGCATACCAATGCACTATTTTTCAAGTACTTGTGTACTGTTTTCATGACCCAGGCCAGGCATGATAATGCATGGCTTGTACACGCTAGATCCGAACCCAGAAGTCTTTATTTCCTATTTATTTATGTTATATGTATGAAATTTATTTCATCTTAAATAACATATCATGTCTATATATTTGCAAAAACTATTTGGCTGCAGCTGAGTCAGACTTTTGGACTCGTAGGACTGATGCCAAACTGGTCAGACTGCACATGGACAAGTCTAGTTTCAAGTAACAGAAACCCAACCAACAGGGAGATTTTTCAACCTCAAATCAATAAGCAGATAGTCCCTGCATATCATCACTGTGTTATTTGCATAGATTAGGGATAATTCCACAGGTATTTAAACACATACAAAATTAACAAACTGAATACAATACAGAAAGTTTAGCATCCTGATCATAAAAGACTACAAATGCTTGTGATATAAAGTGGTATGAGGTAGAGAGCATACAGTCCATCAATGACCCACTGCCTTTTGGTATTGTCAAACTGGCAATCAACTCCGCTCCACGGATGCTGCTGAGGAATGCAGGGGTCACCATTCCAGCCAAATCTAAGAGGAAGACCAAGTGAACCCTTCAAAGTCCGCAGAGCAGTCACTACAGAGCACGGCAAAGGAGAGACTCAATATAGAAACCTAGTTGCTTAACTCTGGCCTCTGGTGATACTCATTCGAATAGCTGTAAATTGAAGACAGAGAAAAGCTGTCCTACTTGTTCGCatttaataaaagcatctttattgAAAAGTAGATTTTATCAACCGTCAATTGATTATACACCATGAAATGGAAAATATCCTAGATGATTTCTGAACCATAATATGTATAGCAAGAATGTCAACCAAGGACTGCAAATGGCTGTTTCATACAGTTCACCAATAAAAAAAGGTTTCCAAGCAACAAGCATATTTACTAACATAAACTTATTATTGCTTGAAATAAAGGGAAGATAATTTGGAGAGTGTCAAGCACCAACCTTCTTGAGTTAAGGTCTTCATTTCAGCTGGAATGATCTCAAAAACCTCAATCGCACTAACAATGGCATGTGTCCCTTCAACAGGCTGCAAGGTGATTTTTAGCGTTGTCCCACTGACAGCAACAGTTTTATTCAGAACAAGCGCAGTAAAACGCTCTCCTGTCATGCGGATTATATCAATATCCTTGAAAGCAGTGTCACCATTGATAAGTACATCAAATACCCTTTGCTCTTCTGCAGTTATTCCATTATCAATCTCTGCAAAATGAAGCCATACAGAATAGTTCTTGTTTGGAGTAACATCCATTTCAAAGGATAACGTCGGCTGCCTATCAGTGCCCACAATAGCTGATTGGTACATACTTTGAGGATAAAAATTTGGTGCAAGCAATGTCTCTGCTATAACATTTTCAGTTGATATAGGTTGATCATCAGAACTAGATGATAAAGTTTTCAACCCTAACCAGAATCTGTCACCACCCCAGTGGATACCGTTTAGGTCTTCGTCAAAAGCTGGCTTTCCAGAACCACATGTCAATCTTTTGGTAGTTCTAAGCACTGTTCCCTTTCCCCAAAGGGAACCAAACTTATAGGCATTATCATCTATTTGGAGAACTTCAATAGAAAGAATCGATGGATCGCCATGACCGGTGCTGTGGAAACAAATCGATAAGCTTGAGTCTTGAACAAAAACCAGGGCTTCCGCAAATGTCTTCTCATCATCGCTACTCCAGCCCGAAAGCAAAGAACTGAATAGAGTGCCCTCAACAGAAACATCAAATATTGGCTCACTATCAAGATTAGGATCAGCCACAAGGGCAAAGAAAAGTCTGACTTGGTAGTGCCCATTGGGCACATTGTTGATGTAGTAACAATTTTCAGGGCCATCAGACAGAGGGAAATATCGAAGAGTTTTCAGTGGGGGTACAATAAAGCTCGGGCGAGTGGCATTTGCAAACCTGCCACCAGTATAACCAAAATCTCGGTACCACAACGTGTTGGTAGGTGCCGTGTGGACATCGTCGAAACTCCCACAGCTTATACGGATGGTAAAAGGTTCTGAAAACAAGCAAGCGTTTAGAACTACAATGAATAGCAATGCTAGGAATCATCAAGTAAGCAATTACTGTAAAATAAATGTACCATTTGAGTTGCACCGAAGGTGCAAGAGGTTCATTGAATCATGAAAGTACAATATAGTAGAGAAATAAATTAAAGCTTGGACGTCTTGTTTCGTTTCCTCCTACTTAAATTTCCCGTGCCTCCTTCCTAGCCTGAGCATATCTATCTTTAAATGACATAATACTATTTAGCAAACCAAATTGCACATATGAGCGGGAAGGGGCGGTAAATGGACTACTTTCGAGGGATAAGGAAGCTATCAATATGATAACAAGAGCAAATGGATAGAATtcgtgggtggggtgggggtgtccAAAACTTGTGAAAATGTGTCTCCATCAAATTCTTCATTCCGTCAAACATCACAGTGTTAATAACCCCAAATGCGAGGAAGGGGAAGCTTTCTCCGCAAATCTAGAAACGGAATGGTATTCCAAGAAATTGGCTAGCCTGAAACCAAACGACGTCGCCGTAAAAAAGGACGGCAGATAATCTATCAATTTGGGGAAGATCCACCTCATATTACATCAGCAAACTTGGAAAGCAAGATGGCAAAGTAGGCACAAAATTACTCAATCTGGATTCTGGATTCTTGATTTGGGTAAGAATGCAAATACCGGTCCCATAAGTAAATGCAAAAACATAAGTAGCTCACAGTATGCTACATTTAGCAGGATTGAGCAGAAATAACAAATTTTGAGGGAAAGCAAAGAGGACGCAAGAAAGCTCACCTTTGCTAAGGTCGGCCGCGAGAACGCCAAGAAGAGCTGACGATGCGGAGACAGCGAGCAGCAGCGGCCACAGAAGAAATCTCGTGTGCATCGCGCCTCCCTCtcgcccctcccccctccctctctAAGAAAGACGAGccttttctccttgctttggtacGCCAGTCCAGTCCGAGATACTAGTAGTATCTCTTTTGCTTTTTCTTCTCCCGCAAAAGGCCTGGCCTGGGAAATCAGAATGAGCTGTCTAAAGTTGAGACTGAAAATGGATCAGGACAATAGATTACTCAGGTAAATACCCTTTCACATAGGATTTGGCTTTTGCATTGGCTTGCATTGGCTTTTGCATTGGAGTATTACCCTTTCACTTAGCATTTGGCTTCTGTAGCAATGGCTAACCAACAATGACATGgtactgttggagatgccctaataatGATGATTGCAGCGGTTGTTGTGGTATCCCTTTTCCACTGTTTTAATGGAGGCATGGGAGCTGGTCACGCTCTTGGCCACGATCCACAACTTACCAAGTCACGAGACACACACACCACTCCCTGGATCTAAGAATTTTGGATGGACGCGGGAATTACTGTCTGGTAACACATTAAGTTCGAAAAAATAATAGTAATATACTGAACATGTTTTGTCACTTTTAATAactcaaaaaagagagaaaaactaGTGCGTACAGTTTGCCGGATGCAAATGCTAGTCACATGGAAACAGACAGGGCTGCTCAAAGCTACAGCGTACAGGTGACCAACGGCCGATGTGGTGGTGGAGATGTAGTAGCGCTCTAGTGCGGCACAACCATCCGAGCCGGATCTTGGGCGCAGCTGAGACGTGCGCACAGCTACAGCTCATAGCCTCGTCCACTGGTACGGCGGTGATTAATGCGCGTGCCGCGGCCTAAACAAAGGGCGGATTCACGGGTACCCGAGTAGGAGTACTAGTACTGTACTACTAGAAGAGGAAGGCTCATGCTCAGCTCACCCGATTGTTGCGGCGAGTTAAGCGCTTTTTTTTTTTGAACAGAAGGATTTCATTAATATGGCATTAAGCGCACTTTACAAATAGCAGCTCGAGTGGCTGAGCACTCATTGCTGATAGTTCATTACATGTAGGACATCGTTCCAAATTAGTACCTAAACCTTGATCTGAATGTAGGCAAGTAGAGCTAAAAGGTTTATCTTGCACTTTGACAGCAAGTCTAGCCTGATGGTGTGCCTTGAAATTCAGACTTCTGTGCACTTTGAGTATTCTACATGGATGAAATGAAGGCGTGGTCTCGATAGCAGCTAAGATTTGCCGGATAGCCCACGGACCTGCTTTAGTAATATCAGGTTGTACAACCGCTGAGGCAAGCACTTCAGAGTCTGTCAAAAACTTCGGATCCTGCACATGTAGTTGAGCTGCAATCTTCACCGCCAACAGCAGTCCATAAGCTTCTGCCTGCAAAGTTGATGCTACTGGTGGCGACACAGCAGAGATGTATAGATGGTCGGTATGTTGCCCGTTAATTTGTAAAAAACACCTATACCCGCCTTTGCTACAGCTTGTCCTGGCTCCAACGACCAAGCTGCATCTGAGTATATTTGTGTACCTGGAAAATCTATTGTAGACTAAGAAGTAAGAACAGTAGAAAGCTTTAGCTGTTCTGGCTGAGCGCGATCTCCCTTCCAAGTTGAATCATGAACATGTAAATCCTTCATCAGTGAAGTGTCTGTGTCCTGCATAATAGCATTGTACACAACAAAAACTTGCTCTGGCTTAATGTTCTTGCGATTAAATAAATAGTCATTTTTCACTTTCCATAAACACCAGAGAAAAGTATAGAGATTTAATAGTTGAAATGTGAGGGTGATTGGAAGAAAGCAAATACTGTATCATATCGGGTATAGTTTGATGTGTGGCAGCTAACATTTCAGTTTTGGTGTACCAAGGATGTGGAAACCAAGCCGCTTTGGAGAAGTGACATAAGAACAACATGTGCATTTCATCTTCTTCCATGCCACACCTGGAGCACTCAGATTTTATATGTTTGGAAAACTTACCTGCTCTTTTCCCAGTAGCTA is a window of Triticum dicoccoides isolate Atlit2015 ecotype Zavitan chromosome 2B, WEW_v2.0, whole genome shotgun sequence DNA encoding:
- the LOC119363533 gene encoding receptor-like protein 4 isoform X2, translated to MHTRFLLWPLLLAVSASSALLGVLAADLSKEPFTIRISCGSFDDVHTAPTNTLWYRDFGYTGGRFANATRPSFIVPPLKTLRYFPLSDGPENCYYINNVPNGHYQVRLFFALVADPNLDSEPIFDVSVEGTLFSSLLSGWSSDDEKTFAEALVFVQDSSLSICFHSTGHGDPSILSIEVLQIDDNAYKFGSLWGKGTVLRTTKRLTCGSGKPAFDEDLNGIHWGGDRFWLGLKTLSSSSDDQPISTENVIAETLLAPNFYPQSMYQSAIVGTDRQPTLSFEMDVTPNKNYSVWLHFAEIDNGITAEEQRVFDVLINGDTAFKDIDIIRMTGERFTALVLNKTVAVSGTTLKITLQPVEGTHAIVSAIEVFEIIPAEMKTLTQEVTALRTLKGSLGLPLRFGWNGDPCIPQQHPWSGVDCQFDNTKRQWVIDGLNFSGNSIKGNIPLSLGTIPGLRVLDLSFNELNGSIPESLGQLTSLQTLNLNGNDLSGRVPASLGGRPLHRVRFNFTDNAGLCGIPGLRECGPHLSVAAKIGMAFGVLVAFLFLVAFAACWWKRRQNIIRGQKLAAAREAPYAKSRTQFTRDVQMGKHHRPHETSPRGGNNESSPHLLS
- the LOC119363533 gene encoding receptor-like protein 4 isoform X1, with amino-acid sequence MHTRFLLWPLLLAVSASSALLGVLAADLSKEPFTIRISCGSFDDVHTAPTNTLWYRDFGYTGGRFANATRPSFIVPPLKTLRYFPLSDGPENCYYINNVPNGHYQVRLFFALVADPNLDSEPIFDVSVEGTLFSSLLSGWSSDDEKTFAEALVFVQDSSLSICFHSTGHGDPSILSIEVLQIDDNAYKFGSLWGKGTVLRTTKRLTCGSGKPAFDEDLNGIHWGGDRFWLGLKTLSSSSDDQPISTENVIAETLLAPNFYPQSMYQSAIVGTDRQPTLSFEMDVTPNKNYSVWLHFAEIDNGITAEEQRVFDVLINGDTAFKDIDIIRMTGERFTALVLNKTVAVSGTTLKITLQPVEGTHAIVSAIEVFEIIPAEMKTLTQEVTALRTLKGSLGLPLRFGWNGDPCIPQQHPWSGVDCQFDNTKRQWVIDGLGLDNQGLRGVIPSDVSKLQHLQSINFSGNSIKGNIPLSLGTIPGLRVLDLSFNELNGSIPESLGQLTSLQTLNLNGNDLSGRVPASLGGRPLHRVRFNFTDNAGLCGIPGLRECGPHLSVAAKIGMAFGVLVAFLFLVAFAACWWKRRQNIIRGQKLAAAREAPYAKSRTQFTRDVQMGKHHRPHETSPRGGNNESSPHLLS